The window CTCCGGCGTTGACCACTATCGTATTGAGGTGCGCGGTAGAGAGTTCGTCGTCAAAAACTTCGTATACGAACTAAAAATTTACCCCAATGGCAGAATTATGGCAAATTTGTGGAAAATCAAAAATTGGCTCCCATTATCGCTGATTTCTGGCACGCCAATGGCATCTCAATGGCATACCAATGGAATTTTGAAACATTCTTTCTCAACTAATTATCACTATTGAGAATTAGGGTTAAAACTTCCAAAAGTCCGGCATAACAAAGGTAGAATTACGGCAAACCTACGGTAAATCAAGAGAAAACACGCGGTTTTTCACTTTTTAAAATATCACAGTGATATTATGCTCCAGCCAAAAATTAATATCATTTTCTGACGCACAGTACGCCAAAAAGTTTGGAAAGTTTTTTTGAAAAAAAGTGATGATTTAAGTGAATTTCAAATCACTTGAATCAAAATAAACTACTAAAAAACTACTTTTATACTACAAAAATGACTGTACAGTTGGGATACAGCCGGGATACGGGTAAATTGGGACACATTGTAAAGTTTTGTAACGTTAAAGAGTCGAAACCATTGATTTAGCCTTGTTTCCTACCGGGGTTTTGATGTCAACTGAAGATGAAAACATCACCATAAATGGCCATTTATGGGCAAGTTTAAGAGACTGAATCGCGTGAAGAGTTGATTTTAGTGTGCAAAAATTTGAATGTCTTAATACCATTTTTGGGCAAGTTAGTAAATCGCAAAATCGGTTTCTGCAACATTTGTTTACAACGTGTCCCAAATTGCAGGTATCCCGGCTGTACCCCCTGAAAGGTTAAATGGGAAAATGACCACAACTCATCTGCTCGCTCAATAAGCAAACCATGCTGGGCTTCAATAGCTTTTAACACTCCCAGTGCCTCTGTCAAATTGGCAAGTTTTTGAAATTTAGTTTTATTAGCTTTAGCTTCAAAAAATTCAGCAATGTATTTTGTAATTTCTTTTTGCTCAAACAACACAAAATTTTCTGGGTTTTCAAATTTACGAGATGCAATTTCAATTAACAGTTTTTCTTTATCATCGGAATTTAATGATAGATATCTTTTAGTTCCTATTTCCCAGTCTTTAATATTCTTATCCTTATTCCATTTACTCAGCAGTAAACTTATCGCTTTATCGTACAGCCAATCAACTTGCGATGGCATTTCTCCATTATGCTGTAAGATTAAACACATCAAACTCAACAGCACTGGAGTGAATGTCAGCTCCCTCATTGCTGGGTTTATGTGAACGACATTATCAAATATTTCACATTGCTGTTTTGCTTCTGTATCAGATTTCCCACCTGCCATAAACCAGTTATGCACAAACTTATTAACTTGTTTTTCATTGAATTCTGCAACTTCCACCGAAGTAAAACAAATAGGAATTGATTCCATAATTTGGGTGCGGCAGGTCATAATGAATCGATTATTAGGATAGTCTTCTACGATTTGGCTAAATTGACTCTGCACCATACCCCGTAGTTCACTCGTTGGCACTTCATCAAACCCATCCATAAGCACCAAAAGTTTGCCTTGTTTCAAGAGAACTTGCAACGGCAGAGGTTCTAATTGCTGCTCCAATGCTTGAATCTCTTCTTTTTTTAACCGCTCTTTTCTTAAGCGCTCTTCTAATTCGCTATCTTTTTGTTTTAACTCGCTAATTTGTCTCTTAATATTGTGAATCAAGTTCCAATTTTCTAATCCCAGTTCCTGATCAATCGCATACATTAAACCCCATTGGCCATCCTGAATCTGACGAAATTCAATCAAGACGGCGATCAAGTCCTGCTGAAACTTACCCTTGCACCAATTCACTGCCAAGTGCTTGAGAAATGTTGTTTTACCTGCTCCCGGTTTACCGAAAATCACCAGTTTTGCGTTTTTATCAGCAACATCAAAACCTAGATTGCGATCTCCAAGACGTTTAGCCAATGCTAAACGATCATTTTGAATATCGAAAACTGTTAACAGATTTTTAGGTGTCTTGTAAAGTTTATGTTCAGGTCGATCTAGCAACCACACATCCACATAAAGCTGATCAACTCCAATCGCATCCCCATTCAGCAATCGCATCCTGCTGTGATGATTGAGAATTTTCTGGCGACAGCGTTCTCGAACTTGCTGAATCAGAGTATCGAAAGCGTTTTCTTGCTGGTTGACAGTCTCGCCAATTTTAAACACATCTTCTCTATTTAAGCCTTCTCGAACTTGCTGAATCAGGGCATCAGTATCATTTATTGGCTGGCTGGTACTCTCTTCAATCTTGGAGCTAACGTCTTCCCAATTCAACCGCAACGCTAAACAAATTTTACGGAACTTACTCTCACTAACAGGTTTGTTGTTAAAGAAGTTTGTTACTGTTGTGCGCGATATTCGCGCATGTTTTGCCAGCTTCGACTTATTTCCCTCGAAGTGCTTGAACAGTGAATTGTTCGCCTGTGTCCAATTTGTGAGAATTAAATTTCGTGATCGCCCCATACATCTCGTCAGTTCACCATTTCAGCATACTCAATATTCTATACATGTGAACAAACTTGGATATCAATGAACAATCTTGAACACTTGTTGAACAATGCCTGTACACCTTACAAAGTCAGGCTTTGACAGACTAGAGGCAAGTTAATCTGATATCCAACTATGAAAAAAAGACTGTTAACTCTTGCTACTGTCATCACCACCACTGCCGCAGGTACTAGCCTCTACCTCGCCACCTTGCCTAACCCTACTGACACGCAAAAAGAACTTAGCAACACCAGTAACACAATAACAATTACTGGAGCTACTGCAATCTTTGCTTTTCTCAACGATGACGATGACGATGAAGATAGTAAAGATGCTTAATTGCTTGGGACAACATAACCTTCTAAAAAGGAAGCAATCAAAGCGATAAAAAATAATTGTAGCAGGAGAGTATAAAAGCACATAGAGCGGTGATAGATAACCTTGCTAAAACCCAAGGTTATCTGAGCTGATTTTTAAAGACTCAATTCATCATCCTGCTGGCGTTGCTGTTGCTGCTGTTGCCTTAACTGCTGCCCATAATCGAGTAGCTGCTGATTCCAATCACTGGCTTTAGATTTTTTGATTTGGGACTGTGGCATTAGTTCTAATACACGCTGTGCTGCCGCATCAGAGCTTTTATCGTTACCAAACGCCACCAGTATATTAGGAACTTTCTGCAATCGCTCAAGCGGTAAGCTCTTGATGTCATCAATAGCCATATAGACTGTTCGTTCGGGTGGGACATCGCCCCTGATAAGATACTCAAGCATGGCTCTTGAGATAGCATCGATGGGAGACTTGCATAAAATCGCTCTTGAGGTTTTATCGGTAGCCTTGCCCCCCAAGTGGAAGTAAAACCAGCTATCACGGAGTTTGGTTCCTTTCTCGTATCCCTTAAAAGTGTTGTTCTCTCCCCTAGTTCCTCGTAAGAATGCACCGTTACGTTGACCATCAAGATTCCGCATGACAAAAACAGCGTTTTGTTTGTCATCAGCGTAAACTAGCCCCTGGTTATGAAGCATTTGTACACAATCAGAGCGGATGCCCCGAAATTGATTGAGGTAACGTTCAACGGCAGGCCAGTTGTTTCTGTCTTCAACGGGTGGGGTGAATTGGGGACGGGGTTCAGTCTGGATAATGTCAGCCGCCCTGTTCTTAACGTGAGCGATCGCTGCACGTTCTACGCCAGCTGACCCGAATCGCTCATCTAACCAGACAACCGCCTGCCGAAAATTGCAGTTGTTAACGTGCATCACCAAATCAATCGCACCGCCAGAGCCTTTGGAGTGTTCGGGAGCAAAGTCATAGAATTTTTCCGCATCTATATTAATGATGTGTCCGTGACCCCGCCACCGCTCACGCTCGTAATTTAGCCCCAACTCCCAAGCGACATCCTCTAAAGCCAAGTCGCGCAGTTGTTGAGTTTTCAATTCCAGCGATCGCACTTCTTTTTCTAAACGTTGTCGTTCCTTCTCGCTGGCCCTAGCCCGTTGCTCTGCCCTCTCCAATCGCTCTATCAGGAACTTGCGGTCAGCCAGTTGGTGGTTAATCGCTTGGAACTGGTCATCAGACTGAATCCTGTCTACATAACTACTAGCTGATTCAAAAGGTTCGGGTTCAAGTTTTTTATTCGACCAGACGGCAGTGAATGGTTCAC is drawn from Nostoc sp. KVJ3 and contains these coding sequences:
- the mobV gene encoding MobV family relaxase translates to MEEIVKEKISTLKHRPRHDAVLCTEMFLSASPEYFRPKDPSLSGQWSDSLMQQWAIASHDWLAQNYGSKCVRAELHLDESTPHIHAYIVPVNEKTGRVSHDAMFGGRGGQGRIKLSKLQDSYAAALAPLGIERGVKGSKATHTKVKEYYQAVNSEPFTAVWSNKKLEPEPFESASSYVDRIQSDDQFQAINHQLADRKFLIERLERAEQRARASEKERQRLEKEVRSLELKTQQLRDLALEDVAWELGLNYERERWRGHGHIINIDAEKFYDFAPEHSKGSGGAIDLVMHVNNCNFRQAVVWLDERFGSAGVERAAIAHVKNRAADIIQTEPRPQFTPPVEDRNNWPAVERYLNQFRGIRSDCVQMLHNQGLVYADDKQNAVFVMRNLDGQRNGAFLRGTRGENNTFKGYEKGTKLRDSWFYFHLGGKATDKTSRAILCKSPIDAISRAMLEYLIRGDVPPERTVYMAIDDIKSLPLERLQKVPNILVAFGNDKSSDAAAQRVLELMPQSQIKKSKASDWNQQLLDYGQQLRQQQQQQRQQDDELSL
- a CDS encoding NACHT domain-containing protein — translated: MGRSRNLILTNWTQANNSLFKHFEGNKSKLAKHARISRTTVTNFFNNKPVSESKFRKICLALRLNWEDVSSKIEESTSQPINDTDALIQQVREGLNREDVFKIGETVNQQENAFDTLIQQVRERCRQKILNHHSRMRLLNGDAIGVDQLYVDVWLLDRPEHKLYKTPKNLLTVFDIQNDRLALAKRLGDRNLGFDVADKNAKLVIFGKPGAGKTTFLKHLAVNWCKGKFQQDLIAVLIEFRQIQDGQWGLMYAIDQELGLENWNLIHNIKRQISELKQKDSELEERLRKERLKKEEIQALEQQLEPLPLQVLLKQGKLLVLMDGFDEVPTSELRGMVQSQFSQIVEDYPNNRFIMTCRTQIMESIPICFTSVEVAEFNEKQVNKFVHNWFMAGGKSDTEAKQQCEIFDNVVHINPAMRELTFTPVLLSLMCLILQHNGEMPSQVDWLYDKAISLLLSKWNKDKNIKDWEIGTKRYLSLNSDDKEKLLIEIASRKFENPENFVLFEQKEITKYIAEFFEAKANKTKFQKLANLTEALGVLKAIEAQHGLLIERADELWSFSHLTFQGVQPGYLQFGTRCKQMLQKPILRFTNLPKNGIKTFKFLHTKINSSRDSVS